From Syntrophobacterales bacterium, one genomic window encodes:
- a CDS encoding energy transducer TonB → MAVQEKTLPLYFEKEETRENACRFRLSAIHAAIVASVALHAFFLLFLALQPATDTVAVQTFHISFDEDGSYFLQKESSASRAGGQKETAPSPQRERAKVQNNAIKAAPATAKKIATEELPQTIEKSVTEKSAETILPTPSEIAKDDGLLAAVPDGIEYGRGTTQRVSQNSGASAGTATTGAAGSNPGGISKTGSETGFGGGLSGHASLGTGSGIPLETKFGETNAPTFIRRATPVYPSFARRQGKEGRVVLTLLIDQTGKVQRIDVTEPAGYGLTEAAIEAVRKSTFAPASANGQKVVSRAVLPIRFKLE, encoded by the coding sequence ATGGCAGTTCAGGAAAAAACATTGCCGCTGTATTTTGAAAAAGAAGAGACCCGGGAAAATGCATGCAGATTTCGTCTGAGCGCGATCCATGCCGCGATCGTCGCCTCTGTGGCGCTTCATGCCTTCTTTCTGCTTTTTTTGGCGCTCCAGCCAGCCACCGACACGGTTGCCGTACAAACCTTCCATATAAGTTTCGACGAAGATGGTTCGTATTTTTTACAAAAAGAATCGTCTGCTTCCCGGGCCGGAGGACAAAAAGAGACCGCTCCTTCGCCGCAAAGGGAACGGGCAAAGGTGCAAAATAATGCAATAAAGGCGGCGCCTGCCACGGCAAAAAAGATTGCAACGGAAGAGCTCCCCCAGACCATTGAAAAATCCGTTACGGAAAAATCTGCAGAGACAATCCTGCCGACCCCTTCCGAGATCGCAAAGGATGATGGATTGCTCGCGGCCGTGCCTGACGGCATTGAATACGGCCGGGGAACAACCCAACGCGTTTCGCAAAACAGCGGCGCGTCTGCGGGCACAGCAACCACCGGTGCGGCAGGAAGCAATCCCGGGGGAATCTCCAAAACTGGTTCAGAAACCGGGTTCGGAGGCGGTTTAAGCGGCCATGCCTCGCTTGGAACGGGAAGCGGCATCCCCCTCGAGACGAAATTCGGCGAAACAAACGCCCCGACTTTCATTCGCCGGGCAACTCCGGTTTATCCCTCATTCGCCCGCAGACAGGGAAAAGAAGGGCGGGTCGTTTTAACGCTCCTGATCGATCAGACGGGCAAAGTACAGCGGATTGACGTTACCGAACCGGCTGGTTACGGGTTGACGGAGGCGGCAATCGAAGCGGTCAGGAAATCTACCTTTGCGCCGGCCTCTGCCAATGGGCAGAAAGTCGTTTCCCGGGCGGTTCTCCCGATCCGCTTCAAACTGGAATGA
- a CDS encoding M48 family metallopeptidase — protein sequence MDKNLPLPKKRLVDYRVRVSARARNVRLQISSQYGLVVVAPRYFDLARIPALIEQKRKWIESHLRRFAEMPGGRETRPALILPDVIDLPALGEAWQVRYNPMNTAVVGIVSEAPGELIVYGAVHHQPACREVLINWLRRRTREELCAWLSTLAAEYGFTFRESVVRGQKTRWGSCSAKGTISLSYKLLFLERDWVRCVLLHELCHTVIMNHSEDFRSLLNRLEPKSRQIDREMREAARRVPVWVEKG from the coding sequence ATGGATAAAAATTTGCCGTTGCCAAAGAAGAGGTTAGTTGATTATCGGGTACGCGTTTCTGCGCGGGCGCGGAACGTTCGTTTGCAGATCTCGTCACAGTACGGCCTTGTTGTAGTTGCTCCCCGGTATTTTGATCTGGCCCGGATCCCCGCGCTGATCGAGCAAAAGCGAAAATGGATAGAGAGCCATCTGCGCCGGTTTGCCGAGATGCCCGGCGGTCGGGAGACCAGGCCCGCCTTAATCCTGCCGGATGTCATTGACCTTCCCGCGCTGGGCGAGGCATGGCAGGTGCGCTACAACCCGATGAACACCGCCGTGGTCGGGATTGTCAGCGAGGCGCCGGGGGAGCTGATTGTTTACGGCGCCGTCCATCATCAACCCGCCTGCCGCGAGGTCCTGATCAACTGGCTGCGGCGGCGCACCCGCGAGGAACTCTGCGCCTGGCTTTCCACCCTGGCCGCTGAATACGGATTTACGTTCAGGGAATCCGTGGTGCGGGGGCAGAAAACCCGCTGGGGGAGCTGTTCAGCAAAAGGGACTATATCTTTAAGCTATAAGCTGCTTTTTTTAGAGCGCGACTGGGTGCGCTGTGTTCTTCTGCATGAGCTGTGCCACACGGTTATCATGAATCATTCTGAAGATTTCCGAAGTCTTTTGAATCGTCTTGAACCAAAAAGCAGGCAGATTGACAGGGAAATGCGCGAAGCGGCAAGGCGGGTCCCCGTCTGGGTGGAAAAAGGCTGA